TCTAGCTCGTCCTTACTATATTGTTGGTAAAGACCGATACTAGCAAATTTTCCGGAAAGGACGATTCTTTCAGCTGTTTCCCAGTTCTTCATACGATACTGTAAAGCTGTACTGACCCAACCAATTCGTCGTTGCAGCTCGGGGATCGAAGCTTGGCCAAATACTTGATCTAAAACCTCTAAGCGTCCTTTAGATGGCCACAAGTAGCCGCAGATCAATTGTAGTAGTAATGTTTTGCCAGCGCCGTTCAGTCCGAGAATAGCCCAGTTATCAGTTGATTCTACTGACCAATTTACGTTATTTAACAACGACTTTTTATCCCGAATAAATGAGACGTTTTTAAATTCAAATGCTTTCATACTAACTCCTCCTTTGCCTTATTTTACCATTAAAAATCAGGATTAAAAGAGACTCGTTTGAAAAAAATTGAAAGAAGAAAACACTGTCAAGAAAATTTCGTTGACAAAGCTTTCATCCCCCTGTATAATTGCTTTTGTTGCGTTATGAGGTGATGAATATGAAATGGTCTTTACTAGAACTAAACAAATACAAAGACAAACCGTGTGATTTTTCAGAGACACTAGATTTGAAAGAGTCCCTGATGAGTAGAGATAATTTGATTCTAGATGTTAGTCCCGTTAAAGCAACCGGGATCTTAACAGTAGGAAAAGAAGAGTATTTGCTTCATTATAGAATTGATGTTATTGTAACAGTTCCATCTTCACGTTCTTTAACACCTGTTCCTCTAACACTTGCGATTGATGTTGATGAGGTCTTTATGACTCCTGAACAATATCAGCAAAGAGATGAACGTTTGGCAGATGAAGAAATCATTTTGTTGGAAAAACCAACAATTGATTTAGATGAGTCAGTCGAAGATAACATTCTTTTGTCTATTCCAATCCAAGTATTATCAGAAGAAGAACAATCAAGTCAGGACATGCCTAAAGGTAATGACTGGGAAGTTCTGTCTGAAGCGGATTATGCACAAAAAAGACAAGAAGAAGCACAACAAACAATGGATCCTCGTCTTGCTAAACTATCTGAATTATTCAGTGATTCCACTGATGAGGATGACAAGCAGTAAGATTGGAATATATCGTGCATTTTATGCACACATCTTTACAAGGAGGTGGAACACTAATGGCAGTACCAGCTAGAAGAACTTCAAAAGCTAAAAAGGGCAAACGCCGTACTCATTACAAATTAACGATTAAAGGTTTGAATGCATGTTCAAACTGTGGTGAAATGAGAAAAAGCCATCACGTATGTCCAGCATGTGGTCATTACGATGGAAAAGACGTAATCTCTAAAGAAGCATAAAACATTTTTTTGAAAATGTTAAAATCCCTTAGGCTAACCATGGAGCCTAGGGGATTTATTTTTTTACTAAAGATAATCGATTTGAGCGACAATTGTCTGTAATTGTCCAAATTAAAAAAATAAACAAGAATAAATAAAATTAATTGAACTATTTTGTTTTCATATCAAGCATTCTACGTTATAATGATGTAGATTATAAGAAAATTCTAATGAACTTCTTTTCAAAGATAGTGGGAGGATACAAGATGACAAAACAACAATTTGGTGTAGTCGGAATGGCTGTAATGGGAAAAAATTTAGCCTTAAATATCGAAAGTAGAGGCTATTCAGTTGCTCTATTTAATCGTACAGGTTCAAAAACAACGGATGTCGTTGAAGAACATCCAGATAAGAATTTTAAAGCGACTTATACTATTGAAGAGTTTGTAGACTCTATTGAAAAACCTCGCCGTATTATGTTGATGGTTCAAGCTGGTTTTGCAACAGATGCGACGATTCAAGAATTATTGCCTCATTTAGATAAAGGGGATATCTTGATCGATGGCGGGAATACTTTCTTTAAAGATACGATTCGTAGAAATGAAGAATTAGCTAATTCAGGGATCAACTTTATCGGGACTGGTGTTTCCGGTGGTGAAGAAGGTGCGCTAAAAGGTCCTTCAATCATGCCTGGTGGTCAAAAAGAAGCTTATGAATTAGTAGCGCCGATTTTAGAAAAAATTTCGGCTAAAGCAGAAGACGGCGAAGCATGTGTTACCTATATTGGTCCTAATGGTGCTGGTCATTATGTTAAAATGGTGCACAACGGTATCGAATATGGTGATATGCAGCTGATCGCTGAATCGTATGACTTGATGAAAAATATTCTTGGTGTTTCAGTTGATGAAATGGCAGAAATTTTCAAAGAATGGAATCAAGGGGAATTAGATAGTTATCTTGTAGAGATCACAGCAGATATTTTGACACGTATTGACGATGAAGGAACAGGAAAACCAATCGTTGATGTTATTATGGATGCTGCTGGCAATAAAGGAACAGGTAAATGGACAAGTCAAAGTGCTTTGGATTTAGGTGTACCATTACCGTTGATCACTGAGTCAGTTTTTGCGCGTTTCATTTCCGCTTATAAAGATGAACGTGTCAAAGCAAGTAAAGTTTTAGCAAAACCTGAAGCACCTGCATACCAAGGTGATAAGAAGGAACTGATCGAAAAAATTCGTGAAGCTCTTTACTTCAGTAAAATCATGAGTTATGCGCAAGGGTTTGCTCAATTGCGTGTTGCTTCTGAGGATTACAAGTGGGACTTGCCGTTTGGTGATATCGCTAAAATCTGGCGTGCAGGTTGTATCATCCGTGCTCAGTTCTTGCAAAAGATCACTGATGCATACGATAAAAATCCAACAATTGAAAACTTACTGTTAGATGAGTACTTTATTGATATTACCAAACGATATCAACAATCTGTTCGTGACGTCGTATCAATTGCCGTTCAAGCGGGAGTGCCAGTTCCAACGTTTGCATCAGCTATTGCTTATTACGATTCTTACAGATCAGAGCGTTTACCAGCAAATCTGATCCAAGCCCAAAGAGATTACTTTGGTGCACACACGTATCAACGTACGGATAAAGAAGGTACTTACCATTATAGTTGGTATAACGAAGAATAATATGTTGGAAAACCATGGGATACAAAGATTTCTCATGGTTTTCTCTCTTTAATATGTTAAAAATGGGTTGTTACTAGCTTTTTGAGTTAAAAGTGGGTATAATGGGTAGGCTTTAAGATAGCTTTTAAAGAGAAAGGACAAATAACCAATGAGTAATATTCTAATTATTGAAGATGAAAAAAACTTAGCGCGTTTTGTAGAACTGGAGTTGAAACACGAAGGTTACACTACAGAAGTTCACTACAATGGACGTACTGGTTTAGAAGCGGCTTTAAATAATGATTGGGATGCTATCCTTTTAGATTTAATGTTGCCTGAATTGAACGGGCTTGAAGTTTGTCGACGTGTACGCCAAGTGAAAAATACACCAATCATCATGATGACCGCACGTGATTCAGTGATCGATCGTGTATCAGGCTTAGACCATGGAGCAGACGACTATATTGTAAAACCATTTGCCATAGAAGAATTGTTAGCACGCTTACGCGCATTACTTCGTCGAATCGATATCGAAGGAGATAAAAACGTGGCCAAACAAACAACGATTACTTATCGTGATTTAACGATTGAAAAAGAAAATCGTGTTGTTCGCCGTAACTCTGAAATGATTGAACTCACTAAGCGTGAATATGAATTATTATTAACATTGATGGAAAATGTAAATGTTGTATTAGCTCGTGATGTACTATTAAATAAAGTCTGGGGTTATGAAACAGAAGTCGAAACAAACGTTGTCGACGTTTATATCCGTTATTTACGTAATAAAATTGATGTTCCAGGCGAGGAGAGCTACATTCAAACTGTTCGTGGAACAGGTTATGTGATGCGCTCGTGAAAACAGTAAAAATGAAAAAAGCAGTAAAAAAAGAACTGAAGGGGCCCTCATTAACAATCAAGTGGGCTTCTGCAAGTTCTTTCTTCATATTTGTAGTATTTACTATTTTTGCTGTGATTACTTATAAATCTTCCGTGAATCTAATCGTTGAGAAAGAACGAGAAAATGTTGAAAGAACCGTTGCCGAGGTAGGAAATCGTTTAGCCAATGCCGAAGAAAATCTTACAGTTTCTGATGTTTATGACAGATTAAAAACGCCTAGTGTTGATGAAACGGACTTAGACAATAAAAAGATCTCCGTAGAAGGATCACTGATGGAGATGGATACTATGCTTTCGGAGTTAGGACAACCAGCACTGTTTTTATCTGTGTATGATAAGAACGGAAAGTTAGTATTCGAAACACAGAAGGTTCAAAGCAAACTGGTGAAAGAAGAAAAGCAAGGTGCTGAAATTAGGACATTAAATGACAAAACCGGTTTTTTGATCATTCAACCTGTATACTCAAAAGATAACAGGGAACAAGTCGGTTATATACAAGCTTTTTATGAACTATCTTCTTTTTATGACATTCGAAATCGTTTATTGCTAACACTAATCGTTTTAGAAATAATCTCATTGATTCTAAGTAGTGTTTTAGGATTCATTTTATCCACTTACTTCTTGAAACCATTAAAGGTTTTGAGAGATACAATGGATACTATCAGAAAGGATCCGCAGTCGGATATCCATATGCCGGATATCCACTCTAATGATGAATTAGCTGATCTGGCCGAAATCTTTAATGAAATGTTGGATCGTATGAGACGTTATATTGAGCAGCAAGAGCAGTTTGTGGAAGATGTTTCTCATGAATTACGCACACCAGTTGCGATTATTGAAGGACATCTGAATTTACTTAATCGCTGGGGGAAAGAAGATCCTGAAGTCTTAGATGAATCTTTAGAAGCTAGCTTGCAGGAAATTGTACGTATGAAGAGTTTAGTTCAAGAAATGTTAGATCTTTCTCGTGCTGAACAAGTCGATGTTCAGTATCCAAACCATACATCCAATGCCAAGCAAGTTGTTTATCAAGTGTTTAACAATTTTAAAATTTTATATCCGGATTTTGTTATTACGTTAGACGATGACTTACTGCAGGAAGTAACATTAGGGATTTATCGAAATCACTTTGAACAGCTTTTGGTAATTGTTCTGGATAATGCAATGAAATATTCAACAACTCGCAAAGAAGTTCATATTTCAATTTCAAAAACGTTAAGTGAATTTGAAATTGCTATCCAAGATTTTGGTGAAGGGATTCCAGAAGAAGATCTAGCTAAAATATTTAATCGCTTTTATCGAGTTGATAAAGCCAGAGCACGGAATAAAGGTGGAAATGGTTTAGGGCTCTCGATTGCTAAGCAACTTGTAGAAAATTATAAAGGAAGAATAGATGCTGAAAGTGTTGTTCATCAAGGAACGATTTTTAGGATTTACATTCCAATAGTAGAAAAAAATGAAAATGCAGAGTAGAGGTTAAAAACCTCTACTTTTTTTAAAGCATTTAACCGAATAATGAGCTTGAAATGATGCTCAATGATACAGAAAAAACGAATACTAAAATAAAGTTCAATCGATTTGTTCGCCAAGAAAAAAAAGAATCAAAAATAGACATATTCTAGTTGCATTTTATAATAAGTATTGTTATATTTATACATGTTCTGGTGATTGAACTTCATTCGTATAAAGAAAGAAAAAAAGATTTTTTTCTTCTTGACGAACGAAAGATAATTATGATAGAATAACAAAGTTGTTAATTCAAAACAGCTAAAACATCTTGAGAAATCAAGAAAAAAAGTTGTTGACAAATAACAAGTAACCTGATAAACTAATGAAGTTGTCACGAAACAATTGATGACATCGAGCAGAAAAAAACTTTGAAACTTTTTTAAAAAAGTGTTGACATCAAATCAAAGATTTGATATGATATAAAAGTTGCTGCGAGGTAACACAGTAGACCTTTGAAAACTGAACAAAGTAAGACGAACCAAATGTGTAGGTTGTTTTTACAACGGTAAAAACAAACAACAATTTTTAACAAGCAAGCAATATGCTAGCAACCAAATGAGCTTATCGATCGCAAGATCGTGTTCAACTTTTATTATGAGAGTTTGATCCTGGCTCAGGACGAACGCTGGCGGCGTGCCTAATACATGCAAGTCGAACGCTTCTTTTCTACCGAGTGCTTGCACTCATTTGAAAAGAGGAGTGGCGGACGGGTGAGTAACACGTGGGTAACCTACCCATCAGAGGGGGATAACACTTGGAAACAGGTGCTAATACCGCATAACAGTCGACACCGCATGGTGTTGATTTGAAAGGCGCTTTCGGGTGTCACTGATGGATGGACCCGCGGTGCATTAGCTAGTTGGTGAGGTAACGGCTCACCAAGGCCATGATGCATAGCCGACCTGAGAGGGTGATCGGCCACACTGGGACTGAGACACGGCCCAGACTCCTACGGGAGGCAGCAGTAGGGAATCTTCGGCAATGGACGAAAGTCTGACCGAGCAACGCCGCGTGAGTGAAGAAGGTTTTCGGATCGTAAAACTCTGTTGTTAGAGAAGAACAAGTAGGAGAGTAACTGCTCTTACCTTGACGGTATCTAACCAGAAAGCCACGGCTAACTACGTGCCAGCAGCCGCGGTAATACGTAGGTGGCAAGCGTTGTCCGGATTTATTGGGCGTAAAGCGAGCGCAGGCGGTTTCTTAAGTCTGATGTGAAAGCCCCCGGCTCAACCGGGGAGGGTCATTGGAAACTGGGAGACTTGAGTGCAGAAGAGGAGAGTGGAATTCCATGTGTAGCGGTGAAATGCGTAGATATATGGAGGAACACCAGTGGCGAAGGCGACTCTCTGGTCTGTAACTGACGCTGAGGCTCGAAAGCGTGGGGAGCAAACAGGATTAGATACCCTGGTAGTCCACGCCGTAAACGATGAGTGCTAAGTGTTGGAGGGTTTCCGCCCTTCAGTGCTGCAGCTAACGCATTAAGCACTCCGCCTGGGGAGTACGACCGCAAGGTTGAAACTCAAAGGAATTGACGGGGGCCCGCACAAGCGGTGGAGCATGTGGTTTAATTCGAAGCAACGCGAAGAACCTTACCAGGTCTTGACATCCTTTGACCGCTTGAGAGATCAAGTCTTCCCTTCGGGGACAAAGTGACAGGTGGTGCATGGTTGTCGTCAGCTCGTGTCGTGAGATGTTGGGTTAAGTCCCGCAACGAGCGCAACCCTTATTGTTAGTTGCCATCATTCAGTTGGGCACTCTAGCGAGACTGCCGGTGACAAACCGGAGGAAGGTGGGGATGACGTCAAATCATCATGCCCCTTATGACCTGGGCTACACACGTGCTACAATGGGAAGTACAACGAGTCGCTAGGCCGCGAGGTCATGCAAATCTCTTAAAGCTTCTCTCAGTTCGGATTGTAGGCTGCAACTCGCCTACATGAAGCCGGAATCGCTAGTAATCGCGGATCAGCACGCCGCGGTGAATACGTTCCCGGGCCTTGTACACACCGCCCGTCACACCACGAAAGTTTGTAACACCCGAAGTCGGTGAGGTAACCCTTGTGGAGCCAGCCGCCTAAGGTGGGATAGATGATTGGGGTGAAGTCGTAACAAGGTAGCCGTATCGGAAGGTGCGGCTGGATCACCTCCTTTCTAAGGAATATTACGGAAACTTACACATTCGTCGCTACTTTGTTCAGTTTTGAGAGGTTTACTCTCAAGTAAATAGGTATTAAGGGGCCTTAGCTCAGCTGGGAGAGCGCCTGCTTTGCACGCAGGAGGTCAGCGGTTCGATCCCGCTAGGCTCCATTAGTAACCAATGAGTTACTAAGTATTGTTCATTGAAAACTGGATATTGAAGTAAAAAAGTAATCAAAACAAACCGAGAACACCGCGTTGAATGAGTTTTTTAAGTAAAATAGTTCGAATGCTTATTTTATTGGTCACGCCTCTATCGCTAGAGAAACGAACCAAACAAAACCGATCGTAAGATCGTAAGGTTAAGTGAATAAGGGCGCACGGTGGATGCCTTGGCATTAGGAGCCGATGAAGGACGGGACTAACACCGATATGCTTTGGGGAGCTGTAAGTGAGCTATGATCCAGAGATTTCCGAATGGGGAAACCCAGCATCTTTTATAGGATGTTACTATTCAGTGAATACATAGCTGGATAGAGGTAGACGCAGAGAACTGAAACATCTAAGTACCTGCAGGAAGAGAAAGAAAATTCGATTCCCTGAGTAGCGGCGAGCGAAACGGGAAGAGCCCAAACCAACAAGCTTGCTTGTTGGGGTTGTAGGACTCCGTTATGGTAGTCTGTCAAGATAGTCGAAGAACCTGGAAAGGTTCGCCAAAGTGGGTAATAGCCCCGTAGACGAAATGTTGGCAACACCTAGGAGGATCCTGAGTACGGCGGAACACGAGAAATTCCGTCGGAATCCGCGGGGACCATCCCGCAAGGCTAAATACTCCCTAATGACCGATAGTGAACCAGTACCGTGAGGGAAAGGTGAAAAGCACCCCGGAAGGGGAGTGAAATAGATCCTGAAACCGTGTGCCTACAACAAGTCAAAGCCCGTTAATGGGTGATGGCGTGCCTTTTGTAGAATGAACCGGCGAGTTACGATTGCATGCGAGGTTAAGGTGAAGAGCCGGAGCCGCAGCGAAAGCGAGTCTGAATAGGGCGAATGAGTATGTAGTCGTAGACCCGAAACCATGTGATCTACCCATGGCCAGGTTGAAGGTGTGGTAAAACGCACTGGAGGACCGAACCCACGTACGTTGAAAAGTGCGGGGATGAGCTGTGGGTAGCGGAGAAATTCCAAACGAACTTGGAGATAGCTGGTTCTCTCCGAAATAGCTTTAGGGCTAGCCTCGGAATTAAGAATGATGGAGGTAGAGCACTGTTTGGACTAGGGGCCCATCTCGGGTTACCGAATTCAGATAAACTCCGAATGCCATTCATTTATATCCGGGAGTCAGACTGCGAGTGATAAGATCCGTAGTCGAAAGGGAAACAGCCCAGACCACCAGCTAAGGTCCCAAAATAACTATTAAGTGGAAAAGGATGTGGGGTTGCACAGACAACTAGGATGTTGGCTCAGAAGCAGCCACCATTTAAAGAGTGCGTAATAGCTCACTAGTCGAGTGACCCTGCGCCGAAAATGTACCGGGGCTAAATAGTTTACCGAAGCTGTGGATTACACCTCTGGTGTAATGGTAGGAGAGCGTTCTAAGGGCGTTGAAGGTCGATCGTGAGGACGGCTGGAGCGCTTAGAAGTGAGAATGCCGGTATGAGTAGCGAAAGACGGGTGAGAATCCCGTCCACCGTATGACTAAGGTTTCCTGGGGAAGGCTCGTCCGCCCAGGGTTAGTCGGGACCTAAGCCGAGGCCGATAGGCGTAGGCGATGGACAACAGGTTGATATTCCTGTACCAGTTGTTTTTGTTTGAGCAATGGAGGGACGCAGGAGGCTAAGGAATGCATGCGACTGGAAGTGCATGTCCAAGCAGTAAGTCTTGAGTAGAGTCAAATGCTTTACTCTTTACGGACAAGCTGTGATGGGGAGGGAAATAATAGTACCGAAGTTCCTGATGTCACACTGTCAAGAAAAGCTTCTAGTGAGAAAACAACTGCCCGTACCGTAAACCGACACAGGTAGTCGAGGAGAGTATCCTAAGGTGAGCGAGCGAACTCTCGTTAAGGAACTCGGCAAAATGACCCCGTAACTTCGGGAGAAGGGGTGCTGACTTCGGTCAGCCGCAGTGAATAGGCCCAAGCGACTGTTTATCAAAAACACAGGTCTCTGCAAAATCGAAAGATGAAGTATAGGGGCTGACGCCTGCCCGGTGCTGGAAGGTTAAGAGGATGGGTTAGCTTCGGCGAAGCTCAGAATTGAAGCCCCAGTAAACGGCGGCCGTAACTATAACGGTCCTAAGGTAGCGAAATTCCTTGTCGGGTAAGTTCCGACCCGCACGAAAGGCGTAACGATTTGGGCACTGTCTCAACGAGAGACTCGGTGAAATTTTAGTACCTGTGAAGATGCAGGTTACCCGCGACAGGACGGAAAGACCCCATGGAGCTTTACTGTAGCTTGATATTGAGTGTTTGTACCACATGTACAGGATAGGTAGGAGCCGATGAATCCGGAACGCTAGTTTCGGAGGAGGCGCTGGTGGGATACTACCCTTGTGTTATGAACCCTCTAACCCGCACCACTTATCGTGGTGGGAGACAGTGTCAGGTGGGCAGTTTGACTGGGGCGGTCGCCTCCTAAAAGGTAACGGAGGCGCCCAAAGGTTCCCTCAGAATGGTTGGAAATCATTCGCAGAGTGTAAAGGCAGAAGGGAGCTTGACTGCGAGACTTACAAGTCGAGCAGGGACGAAAGTCGGGCTTAGTGATCCGGTGGTTCCGCATGGAAGGGCCATCGCTCAACGGATAAAAGCTACCCTGGGGATAACAGGCTTATCTCCCCCAAGAGTCCACATCGACGGGGAGGTTTGGCACCTCGATGTCGGCTCGTCGCATCCTGGGGCTGTAGTCGGTCCCAAGGGTTGGGCTGTTCGCCCATTAAAGCGGCACGCGAGCTGGGTTCAGAACGTCGTGAGACAGTTCGGTCCCTATCCGTCGCGGGCGTTGGAAATTTGAG
The DNA window shown above is from Enterococcus sp. 12C11_DIV0727 and carries:
- a CDS encoding response regulator transcription factor, which codes for MSNILIIEDEKNLARFVELELKHEGYTTEVHYNGRTGLEAALNNDWDAILLDLMLPELNGLEVCRRVRQVKNTPIIMMTARDSVIDRVSGLDHGADDYIVKPFAIEELLARLRALLRRIDIEGDKNVAKQTTITYRDLTIEKENRVVRRNSEMIELTKREYELLLTLMENVNVVLARDVLLNKVWGYETEVETNVVDVYIRYLRNKIDVPGEESYIQTVRGTGYVMRS
- the rpmF gene encoding 50S ribosomal protein L32, with protein sequence MAVPARRTSKAKKGKRRTHYKLTIKGLNACSNCGEMRKSHHVCPACGHYDGKDVISKEA
- a CDS encoding YceD family protein; the encoded protein is MKWSLLELNKYKDKPCDFSETLDLKESLMSRDNLILDVSPVKATGILTVGKEEYLLHYRIDVIVTVPSSRSLTPVPLTLAIDVDEVFMTPEQYQQRDERLADEEIILLEKPTIDLDESVEDNILLSIPIQVLSEEEQSSQDMPKGNDWEVLSEADYAQKRQEEAQQTMDPRLAKLSELFSDSTDEDDKQ
- a CDS encoding HAMP domain-containing sensor histidine kinase; amino-acid sequence: MKKAVKKELKGPSLTIKWASASSFFIFVVFTIFAVITYKSSVNLIVEKERENVERTVAEVGNRLANAEENLTVSDVYDRLKTPSVDETDLDNKKISVEGSLMEMDTMLSELGQPALFLSVYDKNGKLVFETQKVQSKLVKEEKQGAEIRTLNDKTGFLIIQPVYSKDNREQVGYIQAFYELSSFYDIRNRLLLTLIVLEIISLILSSVLGFILSTYFLKPLKVLRDTMDTIRKDPQSDIHMPDIHSNDELADLAEIFNEMLDRMRRYIEQQEQFVEDVSHELRTPVAIIEGHLNLLNRWGKEDPEVLDESLEASLQEIVRMKSLVQEMLDLSRAEQVDVQYPNHTSNAKQVVYQVFNNFKILYPDFVITLDDDLLQEVTLGIYRNHFEQLLVIVLDNAMKYSTTRKEVHISISKTLSEFEIAIQDFGEGIPEEDLAKIFNRFYRVDKARARNKGGNGLGLSIAKQLVENYKGRIDAESVVHQGTIFRIYIPIVEKNENAE
- the gndA gene encoding NADP-dependent phosphogluconate dehydrogenase — its product is MTKQQFGVVGMAVMGKNLALNIESRGYSVALFNRTGSKTTDVVEEHPDKNFKATYTIEEFVDSIEKPRRIMLMVQAGFATDATIQELLPHLDKGDILIDGGNTFFKDTIRRNEELANSGINFIGTGVSGGEEGALKGPSIMPGGQKEAYELVAPILEKISAKAEDGEACVTYIGPNGAGHYVKMVHNGIEYGDMQLIAESYDLMKNILGVSVDEMAEIFKEWNQGELDSYLVEITADILTRIDDEGTGKPIVDVIMDAAGNKGTGKWTSQSALDLGVPLPLITESVFARFISAYKDERVKASKVLAKPEAPAYQGDKKELIEKIREALYFSKIMSYAQGFAQLRVASEDYKWDLPFGDIAKIWRAGCIIRAQFLQKITDAYDKNPTIENLLLDEYFIDITKRYQQSVRDVVSIAVQAGVPVPTFASAIAYYDSYRSERLPANLIQAQRDYFGAHTYQRTDKEGTYHYSWYNEE